One Spea bombifrons isolate aSpeBom1 chromosome 1, aSpeBom1.2.pri, whole genome shotgun sequence DNA window includes the following coding sequences:
- the LOC128473185 gene encoding nicotinamide N-methyltransferase-like: protein MDSSSHKYYHVHEFEPTHLVDLYFSSKSEDALLEETVFATLKFLLNEKQNSRIEGEALLDFSAGSIVFQLLAIFECFKEITLLEFNDFCIAELEKWRNSHDEAYDWSHASKALMDLEGKSGGWQEKEELLKAKIKQILKCDFTKENPTDPIVLPKVDCIISAWLLDIISPDKEAYIRNFRKLSSLLKPGGRLILFGNINHSFYFIGEHKYNFLSYDEEFLRRTLKDEGYVMESYQANDRKTTSPLVDHEKVVFVNAIKKK from the exons ATGGATTCCTCCTCTCACAAATATTACCATGTTCATGAATTTGAACCGACGCATCTCGTTGATCTTTACTTTTCGTCCAAATCAGAAGACGCACTTCTAGAGGAGACTGTCTTCGCCACCCTGAAATTTCTGCTTaacgaaaaacaaaaca GCCGTATTGAAGGAGAAGCTTTGCTTGATTTTAGTGCAGGGTCTATTGTTTTTCAACTATTGGCAATTTTTGAGTGCTTCAAAGAAATAACTCTATTAGAATTCAATGATTTCTGCATCGCTGAGCTGGAGAAATGGAGAAACAGCCACGATGAAGCCTATGACTGGTCTCATGCATCAAAGGCTTTGATGGACCTGGAAGGAAAAAG TGGTGGGTGGCAAGAGAAAGAAGAATTGTTGAAAGcgaaaattaaacaaattctgAAATGCGACTTTACAAAAGAAAACCCTACAGACCCAATTGTGCTACCAAAAGTTGATTGTATCATTAGTGCTTGGTTACTGGATATCATAAGCCCAGATAAAGAGGCGTATATTAGAAATTTTAGAAAACTCTCTTCTTTACTTAAACCAGGCGGTCGCCTGATCTTGTTTGGAAATAttaatcattcattttattttattggagaGCACAAATATAATTTCTTAAGTTATGATGAAGAATTTCTTAGAAGAACACTAAAAGATGAGGGATATGTAATGGAATCTTATCAAGCAAATGACAGGAAAACAACATCTCCTCTTGTGGATCATGAAAAAGTTGTGTTTGTCAATGCGATTAAAAAGAAGTGA